The Candidatus Zixiibacteriota bacterium genome window below encodes:
- a CDS encoding DUF2723 domain-containing protein, with protein sequence MSLHPGHMARRPSTYLVFALPLAALLLTRWWTHSDWLLDADAVNYARALAVFDLSRGSPHPPGYVLFVLLARFVHQWISDPNSAYIIVNGLMQALTLALVASVFRRMIGHIDTILIAAVVLFHPLFWYYGSTASVYTADAAVTLLIAHAILSHRDSPTAGRAFLLGLVWAGAGGIRQFTALLAAPAVLRHLWRVRRDVAWTRLISGAVLGVTLWFVPLMYLCEGWSKYKTASRDMFEYYLLTRSPLFSHNLSGVFYNMLSWCGAAFQLLWPLLPPLALAFVAVVRRRQRRARGAPADSDAGLWLLLIGPAALFFLLVHCGQMGYMLGFLVPVLAYLTGVVRGRGVSRGWRWALAATAVIEFGWFALCPPPSQKYPSAQPPEFYFQLRNWPTVAAKVYKYQSDFTRQGLQKWQDILRGYLHTISAFPADSTVIIHAYERELQVNVLGYYTAPSALVNRHWQRWCWTCSAGRCEDLSISIRDSLTVLELPPRIRTVLLIDERDSTSVRLYDPVLDRWRKGPIAVARDGVVAVEDLRVQWQ encoded by the coding sequence GTGTCTTTGCATCCGGGACACATGGCGCGCCGTCCATCGACGTACCTGGTGTTTGCCCTGCCGTTGGCGGCGCTACTTCTCACCCGGTGGTGGACCCATTCCGACTGGCTGCTCGACGCCGATGCGGTCAATTATGCCCGCGCGCTGGCTGTCTTCGATCTCTCTCGAGGTTCCCCGCACCCGCCGGGTTATGTCCTCTTCGTCCTGCTGGCACGATTCGTCCACCAGTGGATCTCTGATCCCAACTCTGCTTACATCATTGTCAACGGTCTGATGCAGGCGTTGACGCTGGCGCTGGTCGCGAGCGTCTTTCGCCGGATGATCGGTCACATCGACACGATTCTCATCGCCGCGGTCGTTCTCTTCCATCCCCTTTTCTGGTACTATGGGAGCACCGCGTCCGTCTACACCGCCGATGCCGCCGTGACGCTGCTGATTGCCCACGCCATCCTCTCGCACCGCGACTCCCCGACGGCAGGACGCGCGTTTCTCCTTGGGCTGGTGTGGGCGGGAGCCGGGGGAATACGTCAGTTCACGGCCTTGCTGGCGGCACCGGCCGTCCTCCGGCATCTGTGGCGGGTGCGTCGCGATGTGGCTTGGACCAGGCTGATTTCGGGCGCGGTTCTGGGCGTCACGCTTTGGTTCGTGCCCCTGATGTACCTGTGTGAGGGGTGGTCGAAATACAAGACGGCATCTCGCGACATGTTCGAGTACTATCTTCTCACCCGCTCGCCTCTCTTCTCGCACAACTTGTCTGGTGTCTTCTACAACATGCTGTCGTGGTGCGGGGCCGCCTTTCAACTCCTCTGGCCACTGCTGCCACCGCTGGCCCTGGCTTTTGTCGCTGTTGTTCGCCGGCGGCAACGGCGTGCTCGTGGAGCGCCAGCCGATTCCGATGCCGGCTTGTGGCTCTTGTTGATCGGCCCGGCGGCCCTGTTCTTCCTGCTTGTTCACTGTGGTCAGATGGGATACATGCTGGGCTTCCTTGTGCCCGTTCTGGCATACCTGACCGGGGTCGTTCGGGGGCGCGGGGTTTCAAGGGGATGGCGGTGGGCGCTCGCGGCGACCGCTGTCATCGAGTTCGGCTGGTTCGCTCTGTGTCCACCGCCATCCCAGAAGTATCCCTCCGCTCAACCCCCGGAGTTCTATTTCCAGTTGCGCAACTGGCCGACGGTGGCCGCCAAGGTCTATAAGTACCAGTCCGACTTCACCCGCCAGGGTTTGCAAAAATGGCAGGACATCCTAAGGGGATACTTGCATACAATCAGTGCCTTCCCTGCCGACAGCACGGTCATCATCCACGCCTACGAACGCGAGCTTCAAGTCAACGTACTGGGTTACTACACCGCACCCAGTGCGCTCGTGAACCGCCACTGGCAGCGGTGGTGCTGGACATGCTCCGCCGGTCGGTGTGAAGACCTCAGTATCTCCATTCGGGATTCCCTGACTGTGCTGGAGTTGCCGCCCCGAATCAGGACGGTTCTCCTGATCGACGAGCGTGATTCGACCTCAGTTCGCCTGTACGACCCAGTCCTGGACCGATGGCGAAAGGGGCCGATTGCTGTCGCTCGTGATGGGGTCGTGGCTGTGGAGGATCTCAGAGTGCAGTGGCAGTGA
- a CDS encoding LptE family protein, producing the protein MIRRAKPALLLIGIGLLGCAPYSFSGGRTALVASITVPIFENQTPEFGLAEDLTQGIINGFVEDNQVKVVDASAAEAILTGRIVDYKRRAYTFDATDRVSEYIVEIWVTADLTKKGEETPVWAVERMRGFGPYKADSEDEQKGQERAIAKLAEDLLNRTIKSW; encoded by the coding sequence ATGATTCGGCGGGCAAAGCCCGCCCTACTCCTGATCGGCATAGGGCTCCTGGGTTGCGCGCCCTACTCGTTCTCCGGCGGGCGGACGGCGCTGGTGGCGTCGATCACGGTGCCGATCTTCGAGAACCAGACACCGGAATTCGGTTTGGCAGAAGATCTGACACAGGGGATCATCAACGGGTTCGTGGAGGACAATCAAGTCAAGGTGGTGGACGCGTCGGCGGCCGAGGCGATTCTGACCGGTCGGATCGTCGACTACAAGCGCCGCGCCTACACGTTTGACGCCACGGACCGTGTCAGCGAGTACATTGTCGAAATCTGGGTGACTGCCGATCTGACCAAGAAGGGTGAAGAGACACCGGTCTGGGCGGTCGAGCGGATGCGTGGTTTCGGCCCCTACAAGGCCGATTCCGAGGATGAGCAGAAGGGGCAGGAACGGGCGATCGCCAAACTGGCCGAGGACCTGCTCAATCGGACAATCAAAAGCTGGTGA
- a CDS encoding tetratricopeptide repeat protein, protein MLLTLLTVTAVPSLAQDAPANKRDVPAVAASLIRTGHADSALAMVRRAIRADSTDANLWLALGEVYAALGRMTARISAFRRAHELQPAAADALAGLAESFLAGGQADSAGVYAWKFTKLGQWRNPEAYYLIGRVYEAQGQADSAIYYYRWALSLLPRRGLF, encoded by the coding sequence GTGCTCCTGACACTGCTCACGGTCACTGCGGTGCCGTCGCTGGCGCAGGATGCTCCCGCTAACAAGCGCGATGTTCCTGCCGTCGCCGCTTCGCTCATTCGGACAGGGCATGCCGACTCGGCGCTGGCAATGGTACGCCGCGCAATCCGCGCGGATTCCACCGACGCGAATCTGTGGTTGGCACTGGGGGAGGTGTACGCCGCGCTCGGTCGGATGACGGCGCGCATCTCCGCCTTTCGTCGCGCCCACGAGTTGCAGCCCGCCGCGGCGGATGCGCTCGCTGGACTGGCGGAGAGTTTTCTCGCTGGTGGCCAGGCGGATTCCGCAGGCGTGTACGCATGGAAGTTCACCAAGCTGGGTCAGTGGCGCAATCCCGAGGCTTACTACCTCATCGGCCGTGTGTATGAGGCGCAGGGCCAGGCCGACTCGGCGATCTACTATTATCGCTGGGCGCTGTCGCTCTTGCCCCGGCGGGGATTGTTCTAA
- a CDS encoding exonuclease domain-containing protein: MESDVQLGPLPVSQVTLVFIDVETTGLRPDLDDRVCEMALIRQPGRYRPAEWSTLIDPQRPLSEGAFAVNGITPEMLVGAPTYADVADHVDAALADAVYVAHNAPFDLGFLRAEYARLGRVFPERPTIDTVALARRYLRLPSHRLGALARHFRIPDPDAHRALGDCRTTRAVLAAIIRRVFPDSDPTVAELTSVTQSFSSRRTGMVEPVLPPSLAEMIATQRPIEIVYLSADGSRTHRSILVRDTVRVGRHMYLVADCLLRHEERRFRLDRIIDWNLRE, from the coding sequence ATGGAATCGGACGTTCAACTTGGCCCGTTACCGGTCTCCCAGGTCACGCTGGTCTTCATCGATGTTGAGACGACCGGGCTGCGCCCGGATCTTGATGACCGCGTGTGCGAGATGGCTCTGATCCGCCAACCCGGCAGGTACCGACCAGCGGAATGGTCAACGCTCATTGATCCGCAGCGGCCGCTGTCGGAGGGGGCATTTGCCGTCAATGGCATCACGCCGGAGATGCTCGTGGGCGCACCCACGTACGCGGATGTCGCTGATCACGTCGATGCCGCGCTTGCGGATGCGGTCTACGTGGCCCACAACGCCCCCTTCGACTTGGGTTTTCTCCGGGCCGAATACGCCCGCTTGGGACGGGTCTTCCCGGAACGCCCCACAATCGACACGGTGGCGCTGGCGCGCCGGTACCTGCGGCTGCCGTCCCATCGTCTGGGTGCCCTGGCGCGTCATTTTCGGATTCCCGACCCTGACGCGCACCGGGCATTGGGGGACTGTCGAACGACACGAGCGGTCCTGGCAGCGATCATTCGACGGGTGTTTCCCGACTCCGACCCCACGGTGGCGGAATTGACCTCCGTGACCCAGTCGTTCTCATCCAGGCGGACGGGGATGGTGGAGCCGGTCCTCCCGCCCTCGCTGGCGGAGATGATCGCCACGCAAAGACCGATCGAAATCGTGTACCTGTCGGCGGACGGGTCACGGACTCATCGGTCGATTCTCGTCCGGGATACGGTGCGTGTCGGCCGGCACATGTATCTCGTGGCCGATTGCCTGCTGCGACACGAGGAGCGTCGGTTTCGTCTGGACCGCATCATCGACTGGAATCTTCGGGAGTAG
- a CDS encoding GNAT family N-acetyltransferase gives MEPVDDGIVIRPLRPGEIPRLWGLWRDSGVAIRSAGRDTLAELSRQQRTNPEGFLGAFAATNLVGSVIATDDTRRGWINRLAVHPENRQARLGARLLQAAERELRRRGLFIIGAHIEADNHASRALYLFAGYKPDERDRVLFQAGWRGCVGGLPGSDCVLCS, from the coding sequence ATGGAGCCGGTCGATGACGGCATCGTGATCCGACCCCTCAGGCCCGGGGAGATTCCGCGCTTGTGGGGACTGTGGCGTGACTCGGGCGTGGCGATCCGTTCCGCCGGGCGGGACACCCTGGCCGAGTTGTCGCGGCAACAGCGCACAAACCCGGAGGGCTTCCTGGGAGCCTTCGCGGCAACAAACCTCGTCGGGTCGGTGATCGCCACCGACGACACCCGACGCGGCTGGATCAACCGTCTGGCGGTCCATCCTGAGAACCGACAGGCGCGTCTCGGTGCACGACTGTTGCAGGCGGCCGAGCGTGAGTTGCGCCGGCGGGGGTTGTTCATCATCGGTGCGCACATCGAAGCCGACAACCATGCATCACGCGCCTTGTACTTGTTTGCGGGATATAAACCTGATGAGAGAGATCGAGTACTTTTCCAAGCGGGATGGCGAGGATGTGTAGGCGGTCTGCCAGGATCGGATTGCGTCTTGTGCTCCTGA
- a CDS encoding TIGR03936 family radical SAM-associated protein: MPGPAFFYHVLKPGRYLGGEGGIPGSSSAVHGPTVVWFHPDRYEIAMSDPGWRRGYFQLVGRSDVRCARAVGYAADVWQQLAQRGLPPFAIDGAVNLCEVDWIVFWVNDPLRAALIPGIIRKLGLGDSHRPRIGVVVDGHWSPRFLLGHVDWVIPAPGGWLPRSSLDLLSGATADPAVSCNGRDADDWAQFWSGRRSDPPLMGGPFAATPRWVTRIEIGDDFADVDLAMPNGGGVLGPRTAAAVTRDALDGLKATGIDGVRFCGAGWDHGEAVAAALTEMGRRFNMKRVRAHWPALTLPSFAAHWSSYKPHLLKPILRLRMAADADVGLFIDVGRRALNDGWQGLTLVLPFASFRELSSLFPVVRPIIEGWHAATEGFSDKRSLRLEYRPAPVDRWQDPPSAPDEDDLRRFLGEFRHFKDDLSKWAAVGTYRLEDLIAGLWLAASDHDLWPRLERLELSDRNTEDALPFDWLSWVRLDSGMSAAPDVPFCRKAPVWSDDSQPPAPTVRDEGSESLLAGPGEELFGRRKRKAAFTRRLTAPSLVRMRVRWARDASWRFYSHLDLVRAIERAIRRAGLPAAYSEGFHPRLKLSFGPPLAFGLTSEAEYFDLVLEEDYEPELAERLGRCLPDGVTIKEARGFAAGVPALSDLINEAVYQAIIPVEIAAAERRIQEFGAQKEIRWRRPDRLDRKPIDPRKNLLGTSVQSTERGTRWDLDLRLGGEGNLRPGDWATLLFGLTSDQLAETVIARTALLIRQGGVVRSPFESI, encoded by the coding sequence ATGCCCGGTCCCGCGTTCTTCTACCACGTCCTCAAGCCGGGGCGCTATCTCGGCGGTGAGGGCGGTATTCCCGGCTCCTCGTCAGCCGTCCATGGTCCGACGGTCGTGTGGTTTCACCCCGACCGCTACGAGATCGCCATGTCCGATCCCGGCTGGCGGCGCGGGTACTTCCAGTTGGTGGGACGGTCCGACGTGCGCTGCGCGCGCGCGGTCGGGTATGCCGCCGATGTTTGGCAACAGTTGGCCCAACGCGGCCTGCCGCCATTCGCCATCGACGGCGCTGTCAACCTATGTGAGGTCGACTGGATCGTATTCTGGGTCAATGATCCACTCCGGGCGGCGCTCATACCCGGCATCATCCGTAAGCTCGGTCTCGGCGATAGTCATCGGCCCCGCATCGGCGTCGTTGTCGACGGGCACTGGTCGCCGAGATTCCTCCTCGGCCATGTTGATTGGGTCATACCCGCGCCCGGTGGATGGCTGCCCAGATCCTCGCTCGACCTACTGTCGGGCGCGACGGCCGATCCCGCCGTTTCGTGCAATGGCCGCGATGCTGATGATTGGGCTCAGTTCTGGAGTGGCCGCAGGTCTGATCCGCCGCTGATGGGAGGCCCATTCGCTGCGACACCGCGCTGGGTGACGCGGATCGAGATCGGCGATGACTTCGCCGATGTCGATCTGGCCATGCCGAACGGCGGCGGCGTGCTGGGCCCGCGCACTGCGGCAGCCGTCACACGCGATGCCCTCGACGGTTTGAAGGCGACCGGGATCGACGGCGTGAGATTCTGTGGAGCGGGCTGGGACCATGGAGAAGCCGTGGCCGCGGCGCTGACCGAGATGGGGCGGCGTTTCAACATGAAACGGGTGCGCGCCCACTGGCCGGCCCTGACTTTGCCGTCGTTCGCGGCGCATTGGAGCTCCTATAAGCCGCACCTGCTCAAGCCGATCCTGCGGCTGCGCATGGCCGCCGACGCCGATGTCGGTCTCTTCATCGACGTCGGGCGCCGCGCTCTCAACGACGGTTGGCAGGGGCTGACACTTGTTCTGCCGTTCGCGAGTTTCCGTGAACTGTCATCCCTGTTTCCTGTGGTCCGACCGATCATTGAGGGATGGCATGCCGCCACCGAGGGTTTTTCCGACAAGCGTTCCCTGCGGCTGGAGTATCGTCCCGCGCCCGTGGATCGCTGGCAGGATCCGCCGAGCGCACCCGACGAGGATGATCTGCGGCGATTCCTCGGGGAATTCCGGCACTTCAAAGATGATCTCTCGAAGTGGGCCGCCGTCGGAACATACCGTCTGGAGGATCTGATCGCGGGACTCTGGCTGGCGGCATCGGATCACGATCTGTGGCCCCGGCTGGAGCGCCTTGAGTTGTCCGATCGGAATACCGAGGATGCGCTCCCGTTCGACTGGCTCTCGTGGGTGCGTCTTGACTCGGGGATGAGCGCCGCACCCGATGTCCCCTTCTGCCGGAAGGCACCGGTCTGGTCGGATGACTCACAACCTCCCGCTCCAACCGTCCGTGATGAGGGGAGCGAATCCCTTCTCGCCGGTCCCGGGGAGGAACTGTTCGGGCGTCGCAAGCGCAAGGCCGCCTTCACGCGGCGCCTGACAGCGCCATCGTTGGTGCGGATGCGTGTTCGCTGGGCGCGCGATGCCTCATGGCGCTTCTACTCGCATCTCGATCTCGTGCGCGCCATCGAGCGGGCGATTCGTCGCGCCGGACTCCCGGCGGCGTACTCGGAGGGATTCCATCCGCGTCTCAAGTTGTCCTTCGGGCCGCCCTTGGCCTTCGGATTGACCTCCGAGGCGGAGTACTTCGATTTGGTGCTCGAAGAAGACTATGAGCCGGAGCTTGCCGAACGGCTGGGACGCTGCCTTCCGGACGGGGTGACCATCAAGGAGGCACGCGGGTTTGCCGCCGGTGTTCCGGCATTGTCCGATTTAATCAATGAGGCAGTGTATCAGGCGATCATCCCGGTGGAGATCGCTGCGGCCGAAAGACGAATCCAGGAGTTCGGTGCCCAGAAGGAGATCCGCTGGCGGCGTCCCGACCGCTTGGACCGCAAGCCGATCGATCCGCGCAAGAACCTGCTGGGGACAAGCGTTCAGTCGACCGAGCGGGGGACGCGATGGGACCTCGACCTTCGCCTCGGCGGGGAAGGGAATCTCCGTCCCGGCGACTGGGCGACATTGCTGTTCGGCCTGACCTCCGATCAATTGGCGGAGACCGTGATTGCCCGCACCGCGCTCTTGATTCGGCAGGGCGGGGTGGTACGTAGTCCATTCGAATCGATCTGA
- a CDS encoding PorV/PorQ family protein has product MSKTRLFTWAFLILAATASMAIAGSPGDAGYTFLKIGTDARAEGMASAQTGLGDGLGAVAYNPAALAKTPPRQFLATYNNWLVDIQSGYLAGAIGVGQNGRLGLSVQYLDYGDFIARDGEGNPRSDFGASDLAIGVSLAGALGARTQWGVTGRFITESMDDSSSLGLAADVGLLHQLGDNRTRLGLAVRNAGVQTRALTDGGPKDDLPITFAAGISHRLQGAPLLAAIDLLKPRDDDFGAAAGLELSALSPLYLRAGYNTLVGKIDTGSGRDKWAGMTMGLGFVIDRVVIDYAYGSYSLLGDSHRFTLRTSL; this is encoded by the coding sequence ATGTCAAAGACACGCCTGTTCACTTGGGCATTTCTCATTCTGGCAGCCACTGCCTCCATGGCGATCGCCGGGAGCCCCGGGGATGCGGGGTACACGTTCCTGAAGATCGGCACGGATGCACGGGCCGAGGGGATGGCCTCCGCGCAAACCGGATTGGGTGATGGGCTGGGTGCCGTCGCCTACAACCCGGCGGCCCTGGCCAAGACGCCGCCCAGACAGTTCTTGGCCACTTATAACAACTGGCTGGTTGATATTCAAAGTGGTTACCTCGCCGGCGCCATCGGCGTGGGACAGAATGGCCGTTTGGGTTTATCCGTGCAGTACCTGGACTACGGCGACTTCATCGCCCGCGACGGCGAGGGGAATCCAAGGTCCGACTTCGGCGCCTCGGACCTGGCAATTGGCGTGTCGCTGGCCGGTGCGCTGGGGGCGCGCACGCAGTGGGGCGTCACCGGGCGCTTCATCACCGAGTCGATGGATGATAGTTCCTCCCTCGGGCTGGCGGCGGATGTCGGGCTTTTGCATCAGTTGGGAGACAATCGCACCCGCCTCGGTCTGGCGGTGCGCAATGCCGGTGTGCAGACACGGGCCCTGACCGACGGTGGCCCTAAGGACGATTTGCCGATCACGTTCGCCGCCGGGATCTCGCACCGGCTCCAGGGGGCGCCGCTCTTGGCCGCAATTGACCTGCTCAAACCCAGGGATGATGATTTCGGTGCCGCCGCCGGTCTCGAACTCAGCGCGCTGTCGCCGCTCTATCTGCGCGCCGGGTACAACACCCTGGTCGGGAAGATCGACACCGGCTCGGGACGGGACAAGTGGGCCGGGATGACCATGGGACTTGGCTTCGTCATCGACCGGGTCGTCATTGATTACGCCTACGGATCCTATTCGCTCTTGGGCGATTCCCACCGTTTCACCCTGCGAACGAGCTTGTAG
- the hutI gene encoding imidazolonepropionase: protein MRDADFILAHAGELVTIADPAGDSSSRRGKALAELYIIPDGAVAALDGRIVWVGATDQLSHNVRLVTGGKEVDAAGRVVTPGLIDAHTHPVFAAPRAMEFALRATGKTYQEIAREGGGIINSVARTRQASFDSLCDMARGVADRMLAHGTTTAEAKGGYGLNRDDEIKLLRVIRAINDSHPIEWVPTALPAHEVPAEYKSDPDAYVTNVCEEILPAIAAEGLAEFNDVFFETGVFNRSQTERIQRTAQKLGFGLKFHADELSDVGGAALAAQMGAVSADHLVYISREGIAALAGSRTIAVLLPGTAYYLDLPKRPPVRQMIDAGVAVALATDCNPGSNMTESLPVAMNQACVLYKMSPAEALVAATINAAWAIRRADLIGSLAVGKQCDLVVWNAQDYREIAYHYGINLAAVVVKGGYVRS from the coding sequence ATGCGCGACGCCGACTTCATCCTCGCCCACGCCGGTGAATTGGTCACCATCGCCGATCCGGCGGGCGACAGTTCCTCCAGAAGAGGGAAGGCGCTTGCGGAGTTGTACATCATCCCCGATGGCGCAGTCGCGGCGTTGGATGGCCGGATTGTCTGGGTCGGAGCCACGGACCAACTGAGCCACAACGTGCGTCTGGTTACCGGTGGGAAAGAAGTCGACGCCGCTGGACGCGTGGTCACGCCGGGATTGATCGATGCCCATACACACCCCGTATTCGCCGCGCCGCGGGCGATGGAGTTCGCCCTACGGGCAACCGGCAAGACCTATCAGGAGATCGCCCGCGAAGGTGGCGGAATCATCAATTCTGTCGCCCGCACGCGTCAGGCCTCGTTCGATTCGCTCTGCGACATGGCGCGCGGCGTGGCCGATCGCATGCTGGCGCATGGCACAACCACGGCCGAGGCCAAGGGCGGATATGGCCTGAATCGCGACGATGAAATCAAGCTGCTACGGGTGATTCGGGCCATCAATGACAGTCACCCGATCGAGTGGGTGCCGACCGCGCTCCCGGCACATGAAGTCCCGGCGGAGTACAAGTCGGATCCCGATGCCTATGTGACAAATGTCTGCGAGGAGATCTTGCCGGCGATTGCCGCCGAGGGATTGGCGGAATTCAATGACGTCTTCTTCGAAACGGGAGTCTTCAACCGCAGTCAAACGGAGCGGATTCAACGCACCGCGCAGAAGCTCGGCTTTGGCCTAAAATTCCATGCCGACGAGTTGTCCGATGTCGGCGGGGCGGCATTGGCGGCGCAGATGGGAGCGGTCTCGGCCGATCACTTGGTGTACATTTCTCGGGAGGGGATCGCGGCGCTGGCCGGGAGCCGGACCATCGCCGTCTTGTTGCCCGGCACGGCCTACTATCTGGACTTGCCGAAGCGTCCCCCGGTGCGGCAGATGATCGACGCCGGTGTTGCGGTGGCCCTGGCGACCGACTGCAATCCCGGGAGCAACATGACCGAATCACTCCCTGTGGCGATGAATCAGGCCTGCGTGCTCTACAAGATGTCCCCCGCCGAGGCGTTGGTCGCGGCCACGATCAATGCCGCATGGGCGATCCGACGCGCCGATCTGATCGGGTCATTGGCCGTGGGAAAGCAGTGCGATCTTGTCGTGTGGAACGCGCAGGACTATCGCGAGATCGCCTACCACTACGGCATCAATCTTGCGGCGGTCGTGGTGAAGGGCGGATATGTTCGATCTTAG